One Camelina sativa cultivar DH55 chromosome 3, Cs, whole genome shotgun sequence genomic window carries:
- the LOC104776164 gene encoding auxin-responsive protein SAUR62-like → MSLKKRSCSRLSLTDLMEKWRKCKKGHFAVYTREGRRFVLPLNYLKHPIFQVLLEMAEEEFGSTICGPLQVPCDGGLMDHILTLLRNRSLSDHDDDGGDDGLKKKTMNHDVFSMSTSCKGASSVSYFFPLFRCTAHDLSKLQSLVF, encoded by the coding sequence ATGTCTCTGAAGAAAAGATCTTGCTCGAGGCTTAGTCTCACCGATTTGATGGAGAAGTGGAGGAAATGCAAGAAAGGACACTTTGCAGTGTACACCAGGGAAGGCAGGAGGTTCGTTTTGCCGTTGAATTATCTGAAACATCCAATCTTTCAGGTCTTGTTGGAGATGGCAGAGGAAGAGTTTGGTTCCACCATTTGTGGCCCTTTACAGGTACCTTGCGATGGAGGTTTGATGGATCACATCCTCACGTTGTTGAGAAACAGGAGTTTGTCTGaccatgatgatgatggtggtgatgacggtttgaagaagaagacgatgaaccATGATGTGTTCTCCATGAGCACGTCCTGCAAGGGAGCTTCATCGGTTTCATATTTCTTCCCTCTCTTCCGTTGCACAGCGCATGATCTGAGCAAGCTCCAGTCTCTAGTTTTTTAA